DNA sequence from the Leptospiraceae bacterium genome:
CAACAGCCTCTCGAATTACAGGGTTTTTGATTTTTAAATCGCTCATCTCTCTTTCCTTTAGCTGTCCCGCTTCTCGTAAAAGGTATACCCAGTTTTCCAGTTCTGTCTCAAGGGTTTCAAGATTCCCTTTGAACCTGGGTAGCTCTATTATATGAATTTCAAGGTCCTTCGTCAAGTGTATTTCAGGACTGTCTTTTTCCAGTAGCCGGAAACTGGAGTGGAAATTTCTGGTTTGTTTCATTTGAAAGTTTAAAAACGAGATGGAATACACAGGCTTTAAATCACCGTATTCTTCCCCTTTATCTATTTGCGTCGTGTAAAGCCTGGCCCAGTAGTAAAGGATTCTTTTTCCATAAAAGCTCTGGGAACTGGTTTGCATTTCTACATTGAAATGTTCTTTTTTTTCATTTACCGCGTGTATATCCAGTATGGAAATTTTTTCATCATGAAAATCTCCCGGGATTTCCGGGTTCAAAATCTTTATCTCTTTTATCTTTTCTTCTTTTTCAAAGCCTAAGACTGCATTGAGTAAGTTCATCAATAATTTGGGGTTCTTTATGCAAAATATCTTAAATACTATATCCACATGTAAAGGCAAAAGCCCCGCTGACTTTTCTGATTCTTCCTGTTTCATTTTACGATCTCCTACTATAAAGGGTTTGAAAATGCACAGAAGGAACAAAAAATTTCTATAGAAGGGAAGCCGATACTGGACTTTTGGGATACTTTTTGGAACTTTTTTTCCCGGCCGGATGCGGTTGCTAAGCGATGTACTGAGCGTAAGCCGAAGCACAGCGTCCGGCTGAACGGAAAGTAAAGTCCACCAAATAAGACCTCCCCCTGCCCTGTGAATGAGCGAAGCGAGAGAACGAATTAGGGAAGGGGGAATGAGGGGGATAGGTAAACTTAGGGATTAGGTATTGGGGATAAGTAACTAATTCCCAACCTCTAATCACCAATCCCTAAATGCAATGCTCTCAAACGAGCGGTTTAATGATTAGTATTTAGATATTAGGGATTAGTAATAGTTCCAGAGCATGTTTTCCTTTTGGGAATCCAGCTGAATTCTTTATCTTTCTTTTTTGCTTGATTTCTAATTTGATAAAAACGAAATTATTCAAGAACAATAAATGTTCAATTAATATAAAAGGATATTATATGAAAACATTATATACGAAAATACTGTATATTTCTGAACTTGTAAATACCCACATATTAAAAAACATTCTGCGTTTCTTCGATGCCTTTGGTTCCGGTTCTTATAATTCTACAAATGGGAACAGGAAGAATAAAGGTGTGGATTTTATCTGTATTCCGGGACAGGAGGTTTTTTCTCCTATAAGCGGGAAAGTTGTTTCCAAGTTTTACACTATGATAATCGGAGACATGGTAGCCACCTGCCACTGTGAAGGTAAAATAGAATATAAGAATATTCAAAATAACAAAACCATGACCAATGACACTGATTATCTAATCGTTCAAAAGAAAGATAAGATTATTATCATATATCCAACAGATTTACAAAAAGCCAATATTACCTTTTCTCAATTTCTGCTGATGCCCGGGTCCCACAGGAAACTCTTTTTCCATCTTCTCTGACATTTTTACAGACAAATATATGCTTTTCATAATATTGTGACGTAGTACGAGTATAGGGATCCCGAAAAAAGAAGCAAGCAAAATTTATTCTTAATCTCTTTCGATAAACTCAATTATCTTTTCAATTTCTATGGGTTAGAGAATAGCCTATTATTTTGTTAAAAAATCTTCTGGTACCGGTTGTCATAACTTAAGTTCTTCTAATTCCAACTGGAGAGCTTCCCAGTCAGAAATTACTTTTTCAATTTCAGGCTTTATCTCTTCGTAACGTTTTAAAATAGTATCTCTTTGGGAGGAGCTATAAAAATCCGGATCTGCCATATCATTTTCCAGAAGAGATTTTTCTTTTTCCAGAGTGTCGATTCGCTCTTCAGCAGTAAGAATATCTTTCTCCAGTTTTCTCTGTTTTTTCTTATCAGGGTTCTGGGATGAACGACCATCAACCTTTTCTTTTGTAGCTTTGATCGCTTTAACTTCCCCCTTCTTTTCTTCTTCATACACCTGTAAATAATCTTCAAAACTACAATTTAGATTTTCCAGACTACCTGAAGAAAGACGAAACGTTTTATTGCAAAGTCCCTTTAAAAAGTCCGGGTCATGGCTTATAATTAGGACTGCACCGGGAAAATCTGCAATCGATCTTTTCAGGGCGTCACGGGTTACCATATCCAGATGGTTTGTTGGCTCATCCAGAAGTAGAAGGTTAGTTGGTTGTAAAACCAACATAGCCAGGCGCAGACGACTTTTCTCTCCACCGGAAAGAGTTTTCACAATTTTATAAATGGCGTCACCAGAAAATGAAAAGTGTCCCAGTAAGCTTCTGGCTTCCTGCTCTTTTATATCGGGGTATCGTCCGGTAATCACCTGCAACAGGTTTAGTTCCGGGTCAAGGTCCACAGAATGAGTCTGGGAAAAATATCCGGATTCAACTCTCGGTCCGAGTTGTAAAGTCCCGGCATTTAGTTTTTCTCGGTTTAATAAGCAACGCATCAGGGTAGACTTCCCAGCTCCATTAGGCCCTACCAGAGCGATTTTATCTCCAAGAGAAATCTCTAAATCCACTTTTTGAAAAATAGGTTTTCCGCTTACATATGAAAAATCAGCGTTTTCGAGCTTTAAGATTAATTTTCCTGAAGACACAAAGTTAAAATTGTAATCGGGTTTTTTATTCCAAAAAATAGCCTCAGGAGCATCAATTCTCTCTCGTTTTTCCAGCTTTTTAATGGCACTTTGAACCTGTCTGGCCTTGGTTGCCTTAGAGCGAAATCTTTCTATCCATTCTGTTCTTTTCTTCAAATACGATTGCTCTTTTTCATAGCGAGCTTTCATCTTCTCATGAATTTCATTTTTCTCTTCTAAATAATCGATTAAACTTCCTTCAAATTCCGTTACAGAATTTGAAGAAATTTCAGCAATAGTGGAACTCGTTCTCTCCAAGAAATCCGGGTCATGACTGACCAGTATAAAAGTCCCCTTACTCTGAAGGAGGTATTCTGCCAACCATTCTTTAGATGCGTCATCAAGATGATTGGTAGGTTCATCCAGAAGGAGCAGGTTATGAGGGTTCAAAAGGGCAATGGCAAGTCCTATCCGGTGATGATAGCCCGGAGAAAAGTTCTTAACAGGTTGATTCAGGCTGGAATCTGAAAAACCCAGACCAAACAGTACTTTTCTGGCCCTGATTTCCAGATTGTGCAGATCATGGGCATGAGCAAACTCTTCATTCTCAGCCTGCTCGTGGAGAAGCTCTTCATACGGCTTACTATCCGCTTGAATCGTCTCAAACAACTCCTCAATCTGTTTTTTTTTCTTCTCATACTCTGAATATAGAAGATTCTGGGAAAGAACGACCGAAAGAACCGGTTCTTCTTCCGGAAAATCCGGAATCTGTTGAAATAAAGAAATCTTTGTATCTTTAGAAAACACAACAGATCCCCCATCCGGTTTAAGTTTTTCGGTGGCGAATTGAAAGAGAGTAGTTTTACCTGCACCGTTTGGACCGATCAGGGCAATTTTTCTGTCAGGTTTAATATGCCAATATAAGCCTTCAAAGATTATATTGGGGCCGAAGCGATGGTGCAGGTCTATAAATTGGAGCAAATTTTAGGAATTTGTTGCGGTTAACTCAGCCTTTCTTTGAAGTAAATGCTGTATATATTTGCTGGAATCGTTGTTGTTGTTTTCTCTGGCTTTTTTCAGAGCGTTGTCAATCTCAGAAACAGACATTTTTGCGATTTTTTTATTTTTCTTCTTATTCTCTTCAGACATGATGCCTCCTGTATTTTATGTCTAAAAGTACAAGTAGTTATTTTTTGTAAATCTATTTTCGAGAATAAGAAAAGTGGGAGAATCGTAAACTCGAAAAAAATGAGGACCTGCGAATTTCAGTCTAATTCATAAATCATTGACTTTTTAACTTTCCAGAAAAAAGTACTCTGGTAATAGGAGTTTACCATATGTTAACACTTGCCTTTTTAGGAAATCTCGGTTGGCCTGAAATTCTTATCATTGCATTTTTAGCCCTTCTGCTTTTCGGAGGAAAGAAATTACCCGGTCTCGCAAAAGACCTGGGTACGGGGATTCGAGAATTCCGCAAATCCCTTTTCTCAAGCGAAGAAGAAGAGAAAAAGCAAATCGCTGAAGAAGACGATAAATTCGAAACGAAAAAACAAAAGGAAACGAAATCGAGCAGGAAAAAATCGTAAATGCAAGAAAAAAAACGTGTGAAGGGAGCTAAGAAAAAAGTAGGAAAGAAAAAAGTCCTACTTAAGAACGATGCCTCTCCTATTGTCTCGAAGAAGAAAGGGACAAAAAAAAAGCTCTCCAAAAAAAAGGAACTTGAAAACAGTTCAATAAAGTTAATCGAAGAAGAACCTGTAACTTCGCAAGAACTTACGATTACTCATCGACAAAAAAAAGAAAGTTCCGATCTTGAAGTACAGGCTGAAAGCAAAATTGAACTTGTGGAAACAGAGGAAGAAGGAGAGATACAGCTACGAGAAAAATATATGACTATCGGAGAACATCTCGAAGAACTCAGACAGGTTTTAATTCGAGGGCTTTTCGTATTAGGAGTATTTATTATTGTAGCTCTTTTTTTTGGAGAAGATGTTCATAAAATATTAACCACTCCGTATAAGAACGTTCTGGGTAAGAATGCCACATTTTATCAGATAAAGATGATGGCTCCCTTTATGGTCTACCTAAAAACTGCTGTAATGATTTCTATTTTATTTAGTTTCCCTATACAACTGTATTTTATCTGGGGCTTTATTTCTCCTGCCGTAGAACCAAAGCATGAAAGATATGGTAAGATTATTATCCTTGCTTCCACTCTTCTCTTTTGGGCCGGAATTGCTCTATGCTGGTACAGTGTTTTTGAAAAAATGCTACAATTCTTTCTGGTGGTATTTCAATTACCTGATATTGAAACCAAACTTCCTATAGATGAATATTACGATATATTTTTTAATCTTCATCTAATATTCGGAATTGCATTCCAGCTTCCAATAGTATTAGTTCTTTTAGGAGCTATGGGAATTTTACGTTCTGCATTTCTATTTAGCAAATGGAGAGAAGTTACAATATTTCTCGCGATTGCTTCTGCTTTTCTTTCTCCACCGGATTGGGTTTCTATGGTAGCTTTGCTGATACCACTTGAGATTCTTTTCTTCCTATCTTTAATTGTCATGAAGATGGTTGAACGGAAGGAGGAGTGATGCCTCAAAATGGCATACTCGTTTTTTCTTTCTCCTTTCTACTATTTTTAATTTTCCTTGCAATAGAATCATTTTTTTTGGAGGGAAAAAGTTTTTCCGGAGAACAACTCTTATTGATAAAAGTTGGAAAAGTATTCATAGCCTTTTCTTTATCTCTCATTCCGGCCCTACTCTATTACGTTGGAAATAATTCTCAAAGGGCAAGCTTTAGCTTTTTTCATAACCTGATCCAGAACTGGGGTGATGATTTATATGAAAAAGAAATAAAAAATTTTAAAGCTTCAGAACCCTTCAAGAGTCTGATTTATTTATTTAAAAAACGCTATCTGGAAGAGAAAGAGAAACAGGATAAAGTTATTCGAGAAATTTTATTCACACATAAAGAAATTTCTGAATTCTATAAGCCTCTGCAGCTTACAAGAAACATCAGTTTACCCGGTTTTAATTATTATTCAAATCATCTCCATCACTTTGAAAGCGGTAAAAATGCTTCCTGGTTATTGCCTGTCCAGGATGGATGTATTGGAATCCTTTTACATGCCCAGCTTGAGAAAGAATTAAGCCTTGCAGTTCTGTCAAGAATCGATGGTTACTTTTCCTGTGCAAGAATCCATAACCAACTTTCTGCTGAGGATATTTTACGAGGATTTACTATTTGTTTGAAAGAGTTTCAAAACTATCAATTTCTACTATCCTGTGTTTTTGTTTCTTCAGACAATAATCTCTGGTTTATAAATTATCAGAAAAATCCCATATTTGTCCTGGGTGAAAATTCCTATGAAGCTTTGAGTATGGAAGAAGAATACTATTCACAAGAAATGCCGGAACCACATTATAAACGTACGAGTCTAAGAAATGGAGAAAAACTTATTCTTCTACCGGATAGTCTCTGTCAGGATTTATATATGGATATAAATTTATTACAGACTTATCTAATGAAAGCGAGAAAGGATTGCATTACAAAGGATGGATTTGAATTTGCTCAGATTTTTTTTCAAATCTTAGATGAAAGAGCTAAAGAGAAAAATATTCCATTCCAAAACGAAAAGCAAATTATTGTTGTAGGAAGTTATTCATGAAAACACTGATTATATTTACACTATTATCCTTGATTTTTTATACCGAACAAAATGCAAAAGGTAAAGCCTGGTTAAACTATAAACAAAAGCAGCAAACTAAAGCAGGAAAATATTGCAGGTTTGAAATTATCTTTCCCGTCTTATCTGTGAAGAAAAAAGATAAAGACAAAATTAAAATATTAAGAATAGTTAATAAACTTCTAAGAAACTCACTACTCAGTTCAATTAAAAGTTATGTTCCCCTTTGCGAACAGGCCAAGAAGGAAAAACAGGAAAATGGTTTCATCGGAAAATTGCATTTTAATGTGGTTTATATAAATTCTAAAGTTCTGAGTGTTTTTTATTCAGGATATGATTACTTTTCAGGAACTCCGTATCCCAACAAAATTTTCAAATCGTATAATTTTGACTTAAAAACAGGTTTGACAATTCCTTACAACAGTCTTTTTAAGCAGGATGTAGATTATAAAAAAGTCATGCACCACATCATTGCAAATGACATGTTAAGACAAAAAGTGGTTCAATCTCCTAAAGATTTTGTCCATGAACAGCTTGATTACGATTACTATTTTTTAGAGAAAGAACTAATTATTTTTAATATATTTGATATGCATGTATTACAAAGTGTGCAGACAAAAGTAAAATACAACTCTATAAAAGATATTCTTGCCCCGGATTTCTATAGTAAATTTATGGATGAATGATGGAACAAACGGGAACCCTAATCGAGTTAGGCCAAAACTCTCCTCTTGCACTTGTCTATTTTGGTCTTTCCAAAGAAGAACTGGAATATCTTGTAGCCCTAATTAAGCTCAGGGGAAATAAACCCTGTATGTATGTGGATTCTTTTCGCCCGAGTCTTCTAAACAAAGGAGATATTTTTTTAATTGATGCCTTTTACGATGACTTACTGCTTGAGTTGCTGGATTGGTCAATTCGAATCATTGCTATCGGGAGATTTGAAATCCAACAAAAGACCCTCTTTTTTGAAAATGGAATTATGAGTATCTGGGATTTAAACCAGTATAAACTTGAAGACATAAGTCCGGTTTTATTAAAAAGATACACATCCCGCTTGAAACTTCATGCTTATATCTGGTGTGATGATAGAAACTTTATAAAAAACTTACAAACAATATTTGACGTTTATTCCATCGATTATATAAGTTCTAATAATCCGGAATATGCCCTGCACTCTTTAAGCGAGAATGATTATGAAATTTTAATCATTGATTGGGATAATTGTGGTGTAGAAATTCAAAGCCTGATACATGAGTTTCGCAAGATTTCAAAAATTAAGAAAAAATTTCCTTTTATTGCAGGAATAAAAGATTTTTCCAGGAAAGAACTTTTCAAGGATTTAACAGGAATGAAAGAATTTTGCAAGGCTTTATTCTCACCCAATGAAATCCTTGCATTATTTCTTCGCTCATTTCCCCTGAACATTCAAAAACAATTCAAGCAGAATCACTCGGATTTAGGGCCATATATTCACTGGAGAGTAAATTCTTCGGATATGTCTCTCATCCTGGATTTAAAACCGGAAATTCAAAATCCTCAAATTCTTTATGAAGATTTAAAAAAAGAGCTTGAGATTATACTCATTCAAGAACAATTCTCATGGTTAGACTCATTTTTACAGAGTGCATAAAAAGAAAAAATTTATTATCCCAAAATTCCCTTTCCTGAACACTGGCTGGGAGTATTAATTTATAAGGTAGCATCCATGGAAAAAGGATATTTAATTCCCCTCGGAAAAGAAATTTTCAACCCCTATTTCATCATTCTTTGCCTGGTAGGTCTTTATTTGACCGTAAAATTAAGGTTTCCTCAATTTCGTTTTTTCTTTCTGGCATTTAAAATTTTTTCCGGTGCTTTAGATTTTAAAGGACTCAAAGGGCAATTAATTCATTCCCAGGCTTTTTTTGCCGGGACAGGTTCCTCACTCCTTATCGGGGCAGCAATTGGTTCCGCCTTTGCTTTTTTAATCGGAGGACCGGGTGCATTACTCTGGATCTGGCTTGCCACAATCATTATGATGCCTATGCGGCTCGTGACTTCCACTCTTGCCATTAAATTTCGAACCAAGCTTCCGAACGGGCGATATTTATCCGGGCCTATGTATTTTATAGAAAAGGCATTAAAAGCCCGCTGGTTAGCCATTGCATTTGCCCTGACCAGCCTGGTAACAGTTTTAACTCTCGGCGGGATTGTTCCAATTTTAAGTATGGAGTACATAGCAAATAAAACTCTGGGGTTAAGAGGTATGGATCTCCCGCTTCTATTTTCAGCTTTTCTGATTTATGCGGTTTTAGGAGGAATTCGCAGGGTAGGAAAAATTTCCGGAACTTTAATTCCTATCGCCCTGATTCTCTTTTTCATTTCCTACTACTTTAGCTTTTCTAAATATTTAATCCCTTTCAGCAGTTTTATAAAAGAGGTTTTTAAACATGCACTTGAATTAAAACCGGTTATCACAGGAGGTTCTCTGGCCTTATTTACGGTTGTTGGAGAATCTATGGGAACCTTTTTTATTTCTACCGAAACAGGAGTAGGAAAAAGTGCAGGAATTTCCGGAGTAGTCAGAACCGATTCACCGGTAAAACAGGGGCTGGTGAGTATGCTTTCTTCCGCATTTGAAGGCTTTGTTACTTCTACTCTAATTTTCTATCTTCTGGTGTCGGTGGATGCTTCGAGTCTTAGCAGGCAAAAAGAGTTTTTAGATATCGTGCTTTCAACAGGCGGTCTTCCTGTTGTATTTTTAACTCTTTCGTTTTTAATTTTCGGGTTTGTTGGGATCTGCGGATGGTTCTATACCGGTGAACAGAATGCATATTATGTACTGGGTGAAAAGTTTGCGAATTTTTTTCGGATTGTTTTCATCGGAAGTTTTATTACTGCCTCCTATTTGTATATGAAGTTCGGGATGGATGTTCTTATTAATTCCTTTCAATTCGCCTATACCATGGCTATTATTTCCGCGATTCCTGTAACTATAACACTGGTCTTATTAGCTAAAATTGTTTCTTATGAAATGAATAAATATCTGTCAGAAAGTGGTGCAGAATACGAAGTATTAAAAGATTTTTATATTCTAATTCTCAGTATGCTTCCTAAAAATCTTCTTTCCAAGGTTTTCGGTTTTTTTACCTATTTACAACTTCCCCGATTTATGATGATTCCGCTACTAAAGGCTTTTGCCGGCATGTATAAAATAAATCTGGATGAAGCCGAATTGCAGTTAAGCGAATATAAATCCCTTAATCTATTTTTTACGAGGGCTTTAAAAGCGGGTGTCAGAATTATCAATTCAGAAGAAAATGCAGCCGTTTCTCCTGTGGATGCAAAAATTACTAACTATGGAGATATACACGAAAACACGATGATTCAGGCAAAGGGAATTGATTTTAATCTCAAAGAACTCTTAGGTTCAGAAAAGTTTTATCCCTGTTTTGAATCGGGTAAGTTTATAACATTTTACTTATCTCCTCAGGACTATCATCGTATTCATTCTCCTGCTTATGGAAAAATATTAGGATATTATTATGAACCTGGAAAACTTTTTCCGGTAAACGAACTGGCTGTAAAAGGAATTCGAGGACTTTTCCCTAAAAATGAAAGACTGATTACCTTCTTACAAACAGAATATGGTAAAATAGCCGTTATCAAAGTAGGAGCTTCTAATGTTGGAAAAATTCGTGTAACCTATGATAAAAAAATCGTTACCAATACCTTCATTCGAATTCCCAGAGAAGTAGAATATAAGGATGTAGATATTATTATACAAAAAGGTGCTGAACTCGGTCGTTTTGAGATGGGTTCTACGGTAATCCTTGTATTTGAAAAAGATACGATTGATTTTGTAGAATTACCCCGTGAAGAAAAATGCCATTATGGTTCTACCATCGGTTTTTTTAGAGAAAAAAAAGAACAACTACCCAAGTAATTTTTATGTGCAGGCATGATCTAAAAATAGCTTGGCGATCTATTCGTAAAAATAAAACTTGAACCATAAAGTTTCCGGAGGTTAATTGTGTTAGAAGAAGCTGTGATTTTAGAAGGAGCCAGGACTCCTTTTGGGAATTTTGCTGGAAGCTTGAAAGATATTTCAGCAACGGACTTAGGAACAATAGCTTGCAAGGCCACACTTGAAAAAAGTGGAATAGAAGCAGAAACTGTAGAAGATTTAATTTTTGGGAATGTGCTACCTTCCGGAAAAGATTCTGCTTATATAGCAAGGCACATTGCTCTTGATTCAGGTTTAAAAGTTGAAACTCCGGCACTCACAGTAAATCGCCTCTGTGGTTCCGGCATGGAGTCTATTATTCTCGCTGCCCAAAAAATCAAACTTCAAGAAAATACTCTTATATTAAGTGGAGGCACCGAATCCATGTCACAGGTGCCTTATGTTTTACGGGGTGCAAGAAATGGCTACCGTTACGGAAACGCTGACTTAGAAGATCTTCTGAGTCAGGGTCTAACCGATACATACACCGGTCTGGCTATGGGACTAACCGCAGAGAATCTGGCCGAGAAGTATTCGATTTCCCGTGAAGAACAGGATGAATGGGCAGCCATTTCTCAAGAGAGGGCTGAAGAAGCAACTTTAGAAGGACGATTGGGTGAAGAAATTACTCCTGTAGAAATTCGGGGAAAAAGTATTCAGCTTTTTGATAAAGATGAGTTTATTCGAGGAAAAGAATCAATTCCGAGGCTTGGTACTTTAAAACCGGCTTTTAAAAAAGATGGTACCGTTACTGCCGGTAATTCTTCCGGAATTAATGATGGTGCCTGTGCTTTACTTATCAGTTCCCAAACCTATGCTGAAAAGAATAATCTTATACCTCTCGCTATGATTCGAGGCTACGGTCATTCCGGTTGTGCTCCGGAGATTATGGGAATCGGACCCGTTTTTGCAATTCCAAAAGCTTTAAAGCAAGCAGGCCTCACCCTTTCGGATATGCACTTAATTGAAATCAATGAAGCCTTTGCTGCTCAATTTCTCGCAGTGAAAAAAGAACTCGGACTCGATGAATCTATTACCAATGTGAATGGTGGAGCAATCGCTATCGGCCATCCACTGGCTGCCAGTGGTGCGAGAATTACGCTTAGTCTGGCTTATGAGTTACGAAGAAGAAAATTAAAATATGGGCTGGCTTCTCTTTGTATTGGAGGCGGACAGGGAATTGCTATCGTTTTAGAAAATCCTAATTTATAAATAGGAATAATTTACCTATCGGGAAATATTTTTAAAACGTATTTCCCGATTTTTAAGTTTTATACACATAGGCTCTGAGTTCACGAACCACCCATACCCAGATTCCAACAAAAAGTGCTGTAGCAAGCCAGCTTCCTATCCTGGAATGGGGAATTAAAAAAAAGTCAACCACTCCATGCTGAAATATTGCAAGTAAAAAACCCATGATAGGATAGGTTATTCTCCTTCCTATGTTTATATTACTTTTAAGTAGAAAGATAGAAAAAGAAAGATTTATTAATAGATGAATATTCGAAGAATACAAAGCTCTTCCGGTAAACATATTCCAGAGTCTTCCGTCTCCGGTTTTTTTTAGATAGATGAAGTTTTCAATTAGAGAAAAACCGAGGGCGACAAAACCCGCTATAATCACCACATCTATATTCCACTTAAAGCTTTTAAAATGATAGGCAAAGATAAAGGAAAGAATCAGGATGAATAGAATTTTGAATGTTTCTTCTATTACACCCGCCTGTATAAATGCAAGATGAACTGTCTGTTTGAGAACATAAAAACTCTTTACGGGTTTCATGTCCACTTTGGGCCAGATAATCTCATGTAAGGATAGAATCAGTTTGGTGGATAAAATCCCGAGACAGAGTGCTAAAAATGCAAGAAGAAGCTTTCGTTTATTCGGGGACGGTTGATAAGCGAATAAAACAAAAGCCCAGGGGAATACAGATAAGAAAGCTAAGAATGCAATTAAAACATCTTTCCCGTTAAGTGAATTAAATAATACATATATATCGGGCATCTAAAATTCTTCCATATACCTTCCATCAAATTGTAAGACCAGATCCTTTTGTAGGGGGCTCGGCATGGCCGCCGGATCAATCGGTCCATTCCAGAACAGTTCCGTTACCCTTACATCTCCGCTGACATTGGGAGGAGGCATAACCGGTGACATAGATTTTACAAGTTCAATCGTTAGAGCATCCTGATCCGGATAATTGGAAGATTCTACTATTTCCACATCCGTTATGTCGCCATCCCTCGTAATGGTATACGAAACAACTGAAGAATACGGATAAGGAGCTCGTTTCCAGTATTCCATAAAACCTTCCGGCCCCCGCATTCTTGCTGAGATGTAATTAGAATACGTTTTCGGAAGTTTTTTACCCCGAATCCTCTTCACATAGCCCTTGACTTTTCCCTCATCCTGGGGAGTTGTATCGGGAATTTTGATTCCATCTTTCTGACTGGGGGTTTCTGTTCCTGAAATAACTCCTCCGTTCAAATCTTTTACTTCATCAGGAATTTCCGGATCTATAAAATAATATTCCAGCTTTTCCGGCTGATAGTTACTGAGTTGCTTTTTCTTTTGGGAACGCATCGAGCGATCTACCGAAATAGGAACTAAAAGAATAATGGTCAGAAGGATAAAATGAACGAGAAGACTGATTTGCAGGTTATTAAAAAAACCGGGTTTTAAACCTCTATCTTCCCTGGGTTCATGGTCATCACGTAAAGCATGAGAGATGAGAAATTTTGAACTGATATAACATAGGATAAAAGCCGTGAGAGTCGCCACAAGACTTAAAGGATGCTTGATAAAAGGAATAAACTCCTTATCCGGAACACCGGGTTTTAAGCCCAGTGAAGCAAGAAAGCTGACTCCGAAACTATCACTTAATCGAAATGAAAGGCTTATCATTAAAAAAAGCAGGCTTAAAAGATAAATAAATAGGAGAGAATAACCTATCCAGTAACGCTCCAGGTAGATATGTCCCCAACCCGGGAGAATTAACTCCCTGAAGTGAGCCGAATCATGTCTCTGTCGAAACCTGTGACTTTCGCTTCGTTTTGTAGGTCTTAAAATCTTATGCTGCCAGAAAAGTATACAATAGGCCCTGCGAAGCATGGAATGAACTCCCCGACTGCGAAACATACCGAGGATCATAAGAAGAAAAATCCAGTATCCGAGAAGAAAATCCTGAAGAACCATGGTAAAGGAAACTCCCTGTAATACACCTCTGGCCGATGAATTTCCTAAAAATTCTTCGATTCCTTCTCCCAGGATACCCAGAAGTTTGAGCATCGCCAGAGCTTCCGGGAGATTTCTAAAAAAATTGGATAAGAAGTTAAGATATCTTGAAGGTTCAAAGAGTTCCTGGTTTTCAAAAAAAATACGGGTATCATCTCCTCTGGCCAGTTTTAGCTCAGAAAAAAGAGCGGCGAAGAAAAGAGCCACAAAGACATAGAAAAATTTCGAGATTCGATTTCGGTTAAAATAGCCAAAACGGTAAAAA
Encoded proteins:
- a CDS encoding energy transducer TonB, with the protein product MEALIPYKFPEEEKPDLKRKIVDYGLSLLCWFSPFIGFGIFFPLGVLMLYRTRHRVRSAAFQSLVVQIFIYICIYPLEILSLYSSAWMGVLNGLLFIFFPLIKWFNYLFIGFLFVFWDYYYWKKKYQKINPFYRFGYFNRNRISKFFYVFVALFFAALFSELKLARGDDTRIFFENQELFEPSRYLNFLSNFFRNLPEALAMLKLLGILGEGIEEFLGNSSARGVLQGVSFTMVLQDFLLGYWIFLLMILGMFRSRGVHSMLRRAYCILFWQHKILRPTKRSESHRFRQRHDSAHFRELILPGWGHIYLERYWIGYSLLFIYLLSLLFLMISLSFRLSDSFGVSFLASLGLKPGVPDKEFIPFIKHPLSLVATLTAFILCYISSKFLISHALRDDHEPREDRGLKPGFFNNLQISLLVHFILLTIILLVPISVDRSMRSQKKKQLSNYQPEKLEYYFIDPEIPDEVKDLNGGVISGTETPSQKDGIKIPDTTPQDEGKVKGYVKRIRGKKLPKTYSNYISARMRGPEGFMEYWKRAPYPYSSVVSYTITRDGDITDVEIVESSNYPDQDALTIELVKSMSPVMPPPNVSGDVRVTELFWNGPIDPAAMPSPLQKDLVLQFDGRYMEEF